The following proteins come from a genomic window of Gossypium raimondii isolate GPD5lz chromosome 5, ASM2569854v1, whole genome shotgun sequence:
- the LOC105766409 gene encoding D-amino-acid transaminase, chloroplastic, which produces MAYCNPSSDQKPDEMASMEVGSDKDVKVHVFSSSSELIEKLHEKWSPVKKKPYPAMYSSVFGGIILHPAMMVIPIDDHMVHRGHGVFDTAVILDGYIYELDAHLDRFLRSASKARITLPFPRSTLRSILVQLTAASQCKEGTLRYWLSAGPGNFLLSPAKCPTSAFYAVVIADVVSQCKNGVKVITSTIPMKAPLFATMKNVNYLPNVLSIMEAEDKGAYASIWVDDDGFIAEGPNVNVAFITNDKELILPSFDNILSGCTAKRLLELAPKLVKQGRLKSVKTANLTVMEAKGAAEMMYIGSTLPILPIIMWDEHPIGDGKVGDLTMALSDLLWHDMVAGPNTHRICVPY; this is translated from the exons ATGGCCTATTGCAACCCTTCTTCTGATCAGAAACCAG ATGAAATGGCTTCAATGGAGGTTGGAAGTGACAAGGATGTTAAAGTTCATGTCTTCTCTTCATCATCAGAG TTGATCGAAAAGCTGCACGAGAAGTGGAGTCCGGTGAAGAAGAAACCATATCCGGCTATGTATTCCAGCGTTTTCGGAGGGATCATTCTTCACCCTGCCATGATGGTAATTCCCATAGATGATCACATGGTTCATCGAGGCCACGGTGTATTCGATACAGCAGTCATTCTAGATGG CTACATCTATGAGCTGGATGCTCATTTAGATCGCTTCCTTCGGTCGGCATCAAAAGCAAGAATCACCCTTCCGTTTCCTCGATCAACTCTTCGTAGTATTCTTGTGCAATTGACCGCCGCATCACAGTGCAAGGAAGGAACTCTACGGTACTGGTTGAGTGCCGGTCCTGGTAATTTCTTGCTTTCTCCTGCCAAATGCCCTACTTCTGCATTCTACGCTGTAGTCATTGCTGACGTTGTCTCGCAATGCAAAAACGGGGTTAAAGTGATAACTTCGACTATCCCTATGAAAGCACCTCTGTTTGCTACAATGAAGAATGTAAATTACTTGCCGAATGTTCTTTCAATAATGGAAGCTGAAGACAAGGGTGCATATGCTTCGATTTGGGTTGACGATGATGGTTTTATCGCAGAGGGCCCTAATGTGAATGTCGCATTTATAACCAATGATAAGGAACTTATTTTGCCTTCATTCGATAATATCCTAAGCGGGTGTACTGCAAAAAGGCTTCTCGAATTAGCACCTAAGTTGGTCAAGCAAGGGCGTCTTAAAAGTGTCAAAACTGCCAATCTTACCGTCATGGAAGCCAAAGGTGCAGCAGAAATGATGTATATAGGAAGTACGCTACCGATATTGCCAATCATCATGTGGGACGAACATCCCATCGGAGATG GAAAAGTGGGAGATTTGACAATGGCACTCTCCGATCTGCTTTGGCATGATATGGTAGCTGGTCCTAATACACACAGGATCTGTGTTCCCTACTGA